GTCATGGTCGTGGCCGACACCGTCTTCCTCACCGCCCGTGACGCCCAGCTCAATCTCCAGACTGATCCCCAGGGGCGCCAGCTGTTCCAGATACCGGGCGCACGTGGCCAGGTTCTGTTCCAGCGGTTCCTCGGACAGGTCGATCATGTGGGAGGAGAAGAGGGGCCTGCCGATCTTCTCCAGATGCTCCCGGTTATGGCGGACCAGGCCATCAATCCAGGGCAGAAGTCCCCTGTTGGCATGGTCCGTGTGCAGCACAACGCACACACCATAGTATTCGGCCAGAAGATGAACATGCTGTGCGGCGGATACTGCGCCCAGAACCTTTGAGTCCGGATGTGACGACAGGCCCTGGCCGGCATAGAACTGGGCACCGCCATTGGACAGCTGGATGATCACGTCGGACCGATTGCGGGCTGCGGCTTCCAGCACAGCGTTGATCGAATTTGTCCCTGTCACATTCACGGCCGGAAGGGCATAGCCCCCCGCCTTGCAGGCTGCGACAAGGGCCCTGTAGGCGTCCCCCGTCACGACGCCGGGCTTCAGGGTGTTGGCGGAAGAAGGTTGTGCAGCTGTCTGTGACATGATCTTTCCTGATTATTATTGTGCGGCCAGAACATCCATACGGTCGGATGTTACCCATT
This is a stretch of genomic DNA from Pseudomonadota bacterium. It encodes these proteins:
- the fbaA gene encoding class II fructose-bisphosphate aldolase, translating into MSQTAAQPSSANTLKPGVVTGDAYRALVAACKAGGYALPAVNVTGTNSINAVLEAAARNRSDVIIQLSNGGAQFYAGQGLSSHPDSKVLGAVSAAQHVHLLAEYYGVCVVLHTDHANRGLLPWIDGLVRHNREHLEKIGRPLFSSHMIDLSEEPLEQNLATCARYLEQLAPLGISLEIELGVTGGEEDGVGHDHDSSADNSRLYTQPEDVLAAYRLLSPLGHFSVAASFGNVHGVYEPGNVKLRPEILKNSQALVEKEHQLAPNPLDLVFHGGSGSEKEKIAEAIRYGVFKMNIDTDTQFAFAKPVGDYVKANPKAFEHQIDPQDGTPFKKIYDPRRWLRLGEQGLVERLGEAFVDLGSKGRSVAS